One part of the Marinobacterium rhizophilum genome encodes these proteins:
- a CDS encoding DUF1989 domain-containing protein, with product MNSLNSIQAENRVRLAARSGVAIRLARGQVIKVINTYGKQVVDTWAFNPADMGEAMSMEHSRAWWLKVNPQAGDMLITNRRRPILSIVTDTTPGVHDTLIAACDPVRYQQLGVTGHHDSCAENLASALEALGLSTIDTPSPLNLFMNVPVAVNGSLEFSAPLSDPGQYVTLRAEMELVVVLSACPQDVTAVNGMAPTDVHYIIE from the coding sequence GTGAACTCTCTCAACTCTATTCAGGCTGAGAATCGAGTCCGTCTTGCGGCTCGCAGCGGTGTTGCCATCAGACTCGCAAGGGGGCAAGTTATCAAGGTGATTAACACCTACGGCAAGCAGGTCGTGGATACTTGGGCCTTTAACCCGGCAGACATGGGGGAGGCCATGTCAATGGAGCACAGTCGGGCCTGGTGGCTGAAAGTGAACCCGCAAGCCGGCGATATGCTCATTACTAACAGGCGTCGCCCGATACTCAGTATTGTGACTGACACCACGCCTGGTGTGCATGACACTCTGATTGCGGCCTGCGATCCGGTGCGCTATCAGCAGCTTGGCGTTACTGGGCATCACGATAGTTGCGCAGAGAATCTTGCTAGCGCCCTTGAGGCGTTGGGGTTAAGCACTATTGATACGCCAAGTCCTCTAAACTTGTTTATGAATGTACCTGTCGCTGTGAATGGCTCGCTTGAGTTTTCTGCGCCTTTGAGTGACCCCGGGCAATACGTTACTCTGCGGGCCGAAATGGAACTGGTTGTTGTACTCTCCGCTTGCCCTCAAGATGTTACTGCAGTCAACGGGATGGCACCGACGGACGTACATTACATTATCGAATGA
- a CDS encoding LysR substrate-binding domain-containing protein has protein sequence MRIRQLECFRALMIHGTMTRAAELLGVSQPAISSTIATLEHETGLTLFVRRGGRLQPTAEAHLFYAEATRALEAVEKTLQIAQDIRSGKRGHLAVAAYASISINLLPRLLAQFSQDRPGLKVKVTTHGSRHVQELMTRQQFDIAIAELPLDYPSSHLEIFSYECKCMLPIDHPLTTLDVITPADLDGTPFVTLFKGDPIYQQLATAFSSYGASWNVVAETEFFSTACQLVESGCGVGIVDPVVSLPFTSKLVLKPFAPTIKYEIALLSPTHEEPSKLALEFIDVLRENLKPVPPA, from the coding sequence ATGCGGATACGTCAGCTTGAGTGTTTCAGGGCGCTAATGATCCACGGCACGATGACCAGAGCAGCGGAACTGCTCGGCGTTTCTCAACCCGCAATCAGCAGCACCATAGCCACACTTGAACACGAAACCGGCCTGACACTGTTTGTGCGCAGGGGCGGTCGATTACAGCCCACAGCCGAGGCCCACCTTTTCTATGCGGAAGCGACACGGGCCCTGGAGGCTGTCGAGAAAACCCTTCAGATCGCTCAGGATATTCGCTCGGGAAAACGCGGCCATCTCGCTGTCGCTGCCTATGCCAGTATTTCGATAAATCTTCTGCCCCGGCTACTGGCTCAATTTAGCCAAGACCGCCCTGGCCTGAAGGTGAAAGTTACAACTCATGGTTCCCGGCATGTACAAGAGCTGATGACTCGACAACAGTTTGATATTGCAATCGCGGAGCTACCGCTGGACTACCCGAGCTCGCATCTGGAAATTTTTTCCTATGAGTGCAAGTGCATGCTACCCATCGACCATCCACTCACAACACTGGATGTCATCACCCCTGCCGACCTCGACGGCACACCATTTGTGACCTTGTTCAAAGGCGATCCAATATACCAACAGCTGGCGACGGCCTTTTCCAGCTATGGCGCCAGCTGGAATGTCGTCGCAGAAACCGAGTTTTTTTCCACGGCATGTCAGTTGGTGGAATCAGGGTGCGGTGTCGGTATCGTCGACCCCGTTGTCAGCCTGCCCTTCACATCAAAGCTTGTTTTAAAACCGTTCGCACCAACGATCAAGTACGAAATTGCCCTGCTTTCTCCGACTCATGAGGAGCCATCAAAGCTGGCTTTGGAGTTTATCGACGTACTAAGAGAAAACCTGAAGCCCGTGCCGCCAGCCTGA
- a CDS encoding DNA-directed RNA polymerase, producing MRIPIALDGSCSGIQNLSLAFRDEIGGAAVNIVPSDFPSDIYGLVADSTVSSLTSLSGVQLDDEENEMDRIADRIATSVESRLESMAVQKSHDAKNGQDADEVSDAELAKWWLKFGITRKVTKRNCMTFPSGAALAQ from the coding sequence TTGCGCATCCCCATCGCACTGGATGGCTCCTGCTCCGGCATTCAAAACCTGAGCCTGGCGTTCCGCGACGAGATCGGTGGAGCTGCAGTGAACATCGTCCCGTCTGACTTCCCGTCTGACATCTACGGACTGGTCGCTGACAGTACCGTGTCTTCTCTCACTTCACTCTCAGGCGTTCAGCTTGATGACGAAGAAAACGAGATGGATCGTATTGCGGACAGGATCGCCACGTCCGTGGAGAGTCGACTAGAGAGCATGGCTGTCCAGAAATCGCATGATGCGAAAAATGGACAAGATGCAGACGAAGTGTCCGACGCTGAGTTAGCCAAGTGGTGGCTGAAGTTCGGCATTACGCGCAAGGTCACCAAACGCAACTGCATGACCTTCCCGTCCGGCGCCGCGCTGGCTCAATGA
- a CDS encoding recombinase family protein, producing MFIRAYLRASTEDQNAARARDQLTRFAEEHGQRIASYYIENVSGASLARPELHRLLSDAQPGDILLLEQVDRLTRLKDSDWQQLKRLIEDRQLSVVAMDLPTSYAAMSVQSGIDDFMKAMLKAINTMMLDMLAAIARKDFEDRRRRQAQGIEQAKQGGKYKGRKADTKKHLKVIELRDKGCSLNEVAELTGYSKATVCRILAQVKEAESATG from the coding sequence ATGTTCATCCGAGCCTATCTCCGCGCCTCCACCGAGGACCAGAACGCAGCCCGCGCCAGGGACCAGTTAACCCGCTTTGCTGAGGAGCATGGTCAGCGCATCGCGTCCTACTACATCGAGAACGTCTCCGGTGCCTCACTGGCTCGACCTGAGTTGCATCGTCTACTCAGCGATGCCCAGCCGGGAGACATCCTGTTACTGGAGCAGGTGGACCGCCTGACCCGACTGAAGGACAGTGACTGGCAGCAGCTCAAGAGGCTGATCGAGGACCGCCAGCTCTCAGTGGTCGCGATGGACCTTCCGACCTCCTACGCGGCGATGTCTGTCCAGAGCGGCATCGATGACTTCATGAAGGCCATGCTTAAGGCGATCAATACCATGATGCTGGATATGCTGGCTGCTATCGCCCGTAAAGACTTCGAGGACCGACGCAGGCGGCAGGCTCAGGGCATCGAGCAGGCCAAGCAGGGCGGGAAGTACAAAGGGCGCAAGGCCGACACCAAGAAGCACCTGAAGGTCATCGAGCTACGGGACAAGGGCTGCAGCCTTAATGAGGTGGCCGAGCTTACGGGATACTCCAAGGCGACTGTGTGCCGGATACTGGCGCAGGTGAAGGAGGCCGAATCGGCGACAGGCTGA
- a CDS encoding GIY-YIG nuclease family protein: MIFNASARKSRTQWAKELKGTQHKTFTHPTGCKRGHEKLFSVSEGGKCVECVRLKDRKKYAKALGTSLEELEQKRVNEQHQQAQRQLEKAEGQLQRRIWHAEAKAQPTYAHVYALTCTETDRTYIGSTQNLSARMAQHLSLINSGTHHVTELLADLDAHGKETLKIDILCTIHSGDRQEIEALERFYLDTWKGELFNKYKPRSTLVS; encoded by the coding sequence ATGATATTCAACGCCAGCGCCCGCAAGAGCCGCACCCAGTGGGCCAAGGAACTGAAGGGCACCCAGCACAAGACTTTTACCCACCCGACCGGCTGCAAACGCGGACATGAAAAGCTGTTCAGCGTCAGTGAGGGCGGTAAGTGCGTGGAGTGCGTCCGCCTGAAGGATCGTAAAAAGTACGCGAAGGCGTTGGGCACCTCTCTGGAAGAGCTGGAGCAGAAGCGCGTCAATGAGCAGCACCAGCAGGCGCAACGGCAGCTCGAAAAGGCCGAAGGTCAGCTACAGCGGCGCATCTGGCACGCCGAAGCCAAGGCCCAACCGACGTACGCCCACGTCTACGCCCTGACCTGCACAGAGACAGACCGCACGTACATCGGTTCTACACAGAATTTGTCTGCACGGATGGCGCAGCACCTGTCGCTGATCAACTCAGGAACACACCACGTCACCGAGCTACTGGCTGACTTAGATGCGCACGGGAAGGAGACCTTGAAAATCGACATTCTCTGTACGATACACAGTGGGGACCGTCAGGAGATCGAGGCCCTTGAGCGATTTTACCTTGATACCTGGAAGGGTGAGCTGTTCAACAAGTACAAGCCGAGAAGCACTCTGGTGTCATGA
- a CDS encoding site-specific integrase, whose protein sequence is MLLEQMQAVFSSVEQGRKADLSTVSWKRPERDSVPRIATPLPVLEAPEKACPKLSVVLEQYLKAQRREGVGEKTLGDKKSIVELLIRIVGDLPMHRYQRQQAQQFKETALQLPPRVNQKGKVSLEQLIAEAETTISTTTFNNYVKYLTAFFGYAVQEEYCEKNPFDGMKVKQRVKASEGRSRFTEDDLKRLFAADVYARRDGDKPYQYWLPLLGLYTGARMNELCQLYLDDVVTINGIDCIHFREGRDDQKLKTPTSERVVPIHSRLKEAGFLQYVEQRRELGEDVMLFDLVRHKRHGYAATPSKWFARYRDKLGFKGGKEKKDFHSFRHTVADHLKQQGVAESLVGGLLGHQTGGITFSRYGKDFTPEVLVPVVGRIEIRAL, encoded by the coding sequence GTGCTGCTGGAACAAATGCAGGCCGTTTTCTCATCAGTGGAACAAGGCCGAAAAGCAGACCTGTCAACAGTGTCGTGGAAGCGCCCTGAGCGTGACTCTGTGCCACGAATCGCCACGCCTTTGCCTGTGCTCGAAGCACCAGAGAAGGCCTGCCCGAAGCTGTCTGTCGTCCTTGAGCAGTACCTGAAGGCCCAGCGCCGGGAAGGCGTCGGGGAGAAGACGCTTGGTGACAAGAAGTCCATCGTAGAGCTGCTGATACGGATCGTCGGTGACCTGCCCATGCATCGTTACCAGCGTCAGCAAGCCCAGCAGTTCAAGGAAACGGCATTGCAGTTGCCGCCAAGGGTGAACCAGAAGGGCAAGGTATCGCTCGAGCAGCTGATCGCCGAAGCCGAGACGACTATCAGTACTACGACCTTCAACAATTATGTGAAGTACCTGACCGCCTTCTTCGGCTATGCGGTGCAGGAAGAGTACTGCGAGAAGAATCCGTTTGACGGCATGAAGGTCAAGCAGCGCGTGAAAGCGAGCGAAGGTCGCAGTCGTTTCACTGAGGATGACCTGAAGCGCCTGTTCGCTGCTGATGTCTATGCCCGGCGTGACGGTGACAAACCGTATCAGTATTGGCTCCCACTGTTGGGACTTTATACCGGTGCGAGGATGAATGAACTGTGTCAGCTGTACCTTGATGATGTGGTCACGATCAATGGTATCGACTGCATACACTTCCGGGAGGGCAGGGATGACCAGAAGCTCAAGACGCCGACATCAGAGCGAGTGGTGCCGATTCATTCCAGGCTCAAAGAGGCCGGGTTCCTGCAGTATGTTGAGCAGCGTCGGGAGCTAGGGGAGGACGTCATGCTGTTTGATCTGGTAAGGCACAAGCGGCACGGGTACGCGGCGACGCCGTCCAAGTGGTTTGCCCGGTATCGGGACAAACTCGGCTTCAAGGGCGGGAAGGAGAAGAAGGACTTCCACAGCTTCCGGCATACGGTCGCAGATCACCTGAAGCAGCAGGGTGTGGCTGAGAGTCTGGTCGGTGGACTGCTGGGGCACCAGACTGGCGGCATTACCTTTAGTCGTTACGGGAAGGACTTTACGCCGGAAGTTCTGGTGCCGGTGGTAGGGAGGATCGAGATTCGCGCTCTTTAG
- a CDS encoding LysE family translocator, with amino-acid sequence MTWMNWLSLCVICLAGAVSPGPSLAVVLRHTLGGGGAQGMMTGVCHAFGVALWALVTVAGLSVLILESEAAYRMITLAGAGYLAWLGIKALRSRSGGALQAGAGAPASLMRAGLDGFMISVLNPKLAVFFLALFSQFVVPGMSLAGQALMVATAAVIDGLWYCLVALFLSRTGVLSWLASHSRSIDRTTGVILLLLALRVVQLQVNS; translated from the coding sequence ATGACATGGATGAACTGGTTATCACTCTGCGTGATTTGCCTGGCGGGTGCCGTATCGCCGGGCCCAAGCCTCGCCGTTGTGCTGCGGCACACACTGGGCGGCGGCGGGGCGCAGGGCATGATGACCGGGGTCTGTCATGCGTTCGGGGTCGCACTCTGGGCGCTGGTAACCGTGGCCGGCCTGTCTGTACTGATTCTGGAGTCCGAAGCCGCCTACCGCATGATTACTCTGGCAGGGGCTGGCTATCTCGCCTGGTTGGGGATCAAGGCACTGCGCAGTCGCAGCGGCGGGGCGCTGCAGGCCGGGGCGGGTGCGCCAGCCAGCTTGATGCGGGCGGGACTCGATGGCTTCATGATCTCGGTGCTCAATCCCAAGCTCGCGGTGTTCTTCCTCGCGCTGTTTTCCCAGTTCGTGGTGCCCGGCATGTCCCTGGCGGGCCAGGCACTTATGGTCGCGACGGCGGCGGTGATTGACGGCCTCTGGTATTGCCTGGTGGCACTGTTTTTGTCCCGAACGGGAGTGCTTTCATGGCTGGCCAGTCACAGCCGCAGCATTGATCGAACCACCGGCGTTATTCTGCTGCTGCTGGCCCTGCGCGTGGTGCAGCTGCAGGTCAATTCATGA
- a CDS encoding cytochrome b encodes MTVKLKLRNNDDTYGWPLISLHWLMAVAVFGLYFLGLYIIDMSYYDPNYKTLPHWHRSVGMLVLLALGLRLLCRCLDRSPRSLPGHGLATRVMTRSAHTLLYLLMLVALASGYVMSTADGYGVQVFNWFAVPALPIELHHQADRAGWVHYWSSTALVALSCLHALAALKHHFIDKDSTLTRILGIKRESP; translated from the coding sequence ATGACCGTGAAGCTCAAACTCAGGAACAACGACGATACCTATGGCTGGCCGCTCATCAGCCTGCACTGGCTCATGGCCGTTGCGGTCTTCGGGCTTTACTTCCTGGGCCTTTATATTATCGACATGAGCTACTACGACCCCAATTACAAGACCCTGCCACACTGGCACCGCAGCGTCGGCATGCTGGTATTACTGGCGCTGGGCCTGCGGCTGCTGTGCCGCTGCCTGGATCGCTCCCCCCGTAGCCTGCCCGGCCACGGCCTGGCTACCCGCGTGATGACCCGAAGCGCCCACACCCTGCTGTACCTGCTGATGCTTGTCGCACTAGCCTCCGGCTATGTCATGTCGACCGCCGATGGTTATGGCGTGCAAGTTTTCAACTGGTTCGCAGTGCCGGCGCTACCGATCGAGCTGCATCACCAGGCGGACCGTGCCGGCTGGGTTCACTACTGGAGCTCCACGGCCCTGGTTGCACTGTCATGCCTCCACGCCCTGGCTGCCCTGAAGCATCACTTCATTGACAAAGATTCAACGCTAACACGCATTCTTGGAATCAAACGGGAGAGCCCATGA